The DNA segment AATCATCTGCAAAACACCATTTTTCTGGAGTTGACAGTAAATTTGTTTCCTCTGCAGGTCGTGCTACTCTCTGTGTGTTCAACACATGTACTTCAGCCCAAAACGTCGATTTCATTTCTGccaattttaacttttttttctaaaattaatgtttaaattactgaaaactttattattcctctCTCTTCAAATGTACCATAATATTTATACAACCTGATAAACATATTTTTGGGTAAACTCTCCGTGATCTATATTGTGAAGAGAGCACTACTTATTTCTTGTTACTGTCGTAAAAATATGTATCACCCTTTTAATTGTTATCTGTTAAATTACGTGTTTTATTTCTTGTATTGTAATAataatctaaagaatattaATTTCAAGTATTTGATGTAATCAATACTTGTTTCAAATGAGTCACATACACGTAGTACATATTAgcaactattttaaaattaaaagtatttAATTCTTTGTCTAGCTCTATTTAAAAGTTTTGGTACaaaaagttttataattttgaacataactaaataaatagaaagtatTAAGAAGTAATTTgcaagtatttaaaatttaggggAGCATCTTGATCCGTTGATCGAATCAAGTACAaattcaagtaaaaaaaaacttaatatagtaaaaattctttaaattaataatgttgtaactataatattttattaacatatagttattaattcataaaataagaaaatagttaaTTTTACCGTATATACATTAGTTAAATTTTAGAAACtgaacttttatatttttattatattatatccAAATGTAGTTTTAGATATGGTTGtactaaatattattaaaatatattaaattttcataaaaatatagataattttattgtaaatataaaatcaagACGATAATGTTTAATTTGTActtatatcaaaaaatatatagataaattattattttataattttaatgagatATATTTACATTAGATTTTctaagaaattattattttattattttatctttttaatattttgaactGGTTTAACTCGAAActaaacttattttattaatttataatacttattaatttattaattattaatttaatagttaCAAGACAAGTCAACTAGCGGATAAAGCAAAAACACGAAGTACCCGACTTGCGGCCTAAAGGGTAGTAAAGAATCGTGGTAACTAATTATATGAATTAACATATTGTAAATTTCTTTATTTCACTAATGCATGCACCAGTTGTCAACCAGAAGTAGTAAATAGGTAGAAAAACAATGATAAATCTTGATAAACAAATAAGGCATACTTGGTGAAGGGAGTTGCATTCATCATTGGATAGGTGGactgtttttttgttattaattctTAATGTATATTCTTATAAGTTAAGATATCCAACAAAGATAACTATTTAAGAATACTGAATATTTTTGTAGCTgtaatcttttgttttttctaaattagtttaatttattttattttgtttcattttgctttttatttttgttttataaaacaGCTGTCATCATACATTACCCATCATATATTTCTTAGGAAACTTAACAGGAGATTCTTTTCTATAAATGAAAAATgagtatatacatatttaaactaCTAGATTTAGCATCCAATAGACATGCAGAGTTGATTTAAATTCTATATATTCATAATACAAATACATTCTCTAGagtattatatatagattattcctacagtacataaaataatactatatattTCTATGTTTACAAAAGGAAGATGAAATTTCTTTTAAAGTAAACAAAAGTGAATTTGCAGCTTCATTTCcacaaatgacaaaaaaaacttacttaAAACTGTTAAagtcactatatatatatacctcttTTTCTCAGGCTATTAAtccaaccaaaacaaaaacaaataccaTTTCTTTTAACGCAATAGTTTTTGCAAGAGAAGCAAAAGCTTACGAGTAAGAATTTGAGGAGTCATGGAACCAATACCTAACGATGCTAAGTATGTACAATACAACATATCTGGCAATATCTTCGAAGTCCCCGCAAAGTATAAGCCACCGATCATGACTCTTGGCAGTGGTGGCTATGGCCTCGTTTGGTAATTACCtttcaatatttgtttttttttgttaaacaaatGGTCTGTAAATTTTCTAGTAGTTAGTGAATATTCAATCCTGAAAAAGGCCATCCCTTAATACTACTTTGTGAAGGGTTggtaaacatttttttcatttagctAAGCATTTCTTAAAAGTTGTAAAATCTGAAAATTtgattcatattaaaaaaaaaaatcacttgtgaacttttgttttttttttgtttgctatgAATATCATTGACACATTAATTcgtttatttttactattttaacaGTTCGGCTGTGAACTCAGAGTCCAATGAGAGAGTAGCAATAAAGAAAATCATGCATGCTTGTGAAAACCCAATCCAGGCAAAGAGAACTCTCCGtgaaatcaagcttcttcgtcACTTAGAGCATGAAAACGTCCGTTTGATTTCATCAATCTTCTCTtactttttactttatatatatatgttaaaaaaaaaccattcaAAGCTAATATTTTCGTAGTACCGTTTACCACAGATTGTTGGAATCAAAGATATAATAGTGCCTCCTCAGAGAGAATTTTTTGAAGATGTTTACATTGCTTTTGAAATGATGGACAGTGACCTTTATAAAGTCATAACATCCTACGAAAAACTAACCAAAGATCATTACCAGGTTTGACTTTGAATTCCTTTTTTGTAAGCTTTAGTCATTTGTTTGAGAGCTTGAACATGTTCGTTTTCCCCCTTTTTTGCAGTATTTCTTGTATCAAATCCTGCGCGGATTAAAGTACATTCATTCGGCCAATGTGTTACATAGAGATTTAAAACCGAGCAATCTCCTTGTGAGTGTGAAATGTGAGTTAAAGATCTGTGATTTTGGGCTTGCACGTGCGGCTTCAGAGACTCATGCAATGACTGAGTACGTTACCACAAGATGGTACCGTGCACCAGAGCTTCTATTGAACTCTTCTACTTATACCAAAGCTATAGATATGTGGTCTGTGGGCTGTATATTCTTGGAACTGATGACTGGCAGACCGCTCTTCCCCGGAAGAGATCATGTTCATCAGTTTTGTTTGATTCTTGAGGTAATAAACTATTTTGCGTCCGAAGAAGGACAATCATGAGATTTTGGggctataaataatttaataataaatcattttaaagaAATTGCGGGTGTATGTTTATGTAAATTACTTCTTAAATTTGGAAGATTATAAGCCAACTAGCCTAGCCATGCGAGGAACATACCTTTTTAGTGTGATCTCTTAACTTAGAAGAAAATGTTTTCTACTTTGTTTTGCAGTTGATAGGCTCTCCAACCGAATATGACATTGGATCGTTGAATGATAGTGCTAAGCAATACTTAAGGCAGCTTCCTTGGTTTGCTCGCCAATCATTCTATCTTAAATTCCCAAATGTGCCTTATTCAGCTATTGATTTGGTGGAGAAGATGCTAAAGTTTGACCCTAGACAGAGAATCTCAGGTTGGTACATTTTCTGTCTCTCTTTAGTCTCTTTGTAGTTTTATTTAGACTCTCATCGCCTTTATTTTTCTGCCCTTTTTGCAGTTGAGGATGCACTAGCTCATCCGTTTCTCGAGACTTTGCACGACATTACCGATGAACCAGTGTGCACGAAGCCCTTCGACGTTGATTTAGAGGAACATCCACTCGAAGTGGAGCAG comes from the Brassica napus cultivar Da-Ae chromosome A7, Da-Ae, whole genome shotgun sequence genome and includes:
- the LOC106403840 gene encoding mitogen-activated protein kinase homolog D5-like; translated protein: MEPIPNDAKYVQYNISGNIFEVPAKYKPPIMTLGSGGYGLVCSAVNSESNERVAIKKIMHACENPIQAKRTLREIKLLRHLEHENIVGIKDIIVPPQREFFEDVYIAFEMMDSDLYKVITSYEKLTKDHYQYFLYQILRGLKYIHSANVLHRDLKPSNLLVSVKCELKICDFGLARAASETHAMTEYVTTRWYRAPELLLNSSTYTKAIDMWSVGCIFLELMTGRPLFPGRDHVHQFCLILELIGSPTEYDIGSLNDSAKQYLRQLPWFARQSFYLKFPNVPYSAIDLVEKMLKFDPRQRISVEDALAHPFLETLHDITDEPVCTKPFDVDLEEHPLEVEQIKELIYQEALAFNAAQQQVKRKSDFSF